The following is a genomic window from Cygnus olor isolate bCygOlo1 chromosome 11, bCygOlo1.pri.v2, whole genome shotgun sequence.
ATATGCCAAAAAGCACAGTGTAATTGTTCACTAGTTCTTCCACTAAGATGAGTTATATTtgtcctctgtttttctttgaggGGCTACAGACAAGCATGTTGTTCTGACCTTTTCCTCGCTGCATTTATAACATACTCACTCCTATTTTAGTGCCGAGAAACTATTTCAGGAATTCTCACCTAGCTTCAAATCCAAGCTCTATTAATGTCCCAGTTTCTTCAATAAAAAAGCAATAtcctgggggaggaggaggcataCGAGAAGATGGCAGTATCAGCCCAGGAGTCAGCTAGTTTCTTAAGGGTTAAGGAAAATTAAGCCTTGATCCAAGCCAGAACAACATAAGGTCTGAGAGGCTCATTAGTTCACTGGCACTTAATAGACTGCAGTGTCCTAGGAGTAAATGAAACCTGCACTTCCTTAtgtctttgttctgttctgACAAAAGAAAACTGTACCTGTTTTTGCAGAGAACAAGTGATCTGAAAGTTCCCATGGTGAGAGAGATTTCTCAGTATGTGCAAAGTGTGAAATGTATTTcgaggaaaaaaagtttttaattactattaaCACTTCTGAGCGTTGAGCTGATGGAAGGATTGAAACTGCTTTACAGTCTCTCACATTCAACTCCCATGCTGCTGGtgccaaaaatgtatttttttttagcaatacAGCAGCTATAAACTGAAATTATAATCTTCCcaaaaaagtcagaaatagAGTTACGATTCTCATGTTAAAATTAGTGGATTATTTATTCCCACTCACTAAAAGAATAACAGTTCTTGAACTGTAGCTGGAATTTTAGCACTATTCGGAACATGATCTAGACagggaagaaacaaagcaagtggGAAATGTGggaatcaaaagaaaaaggtggcCCAGGTGTGTCAGCTTACCAGAAATTGCCAGAGAATTCTGCAGCTAATGACAGCAAAGACCCAGGCTGATTCCCCAGCTGCTAGGGGTGGAGGAATGCTTGTGGAATTACATGAGGGGAAGTGGAGGTTGGCATCAACTGCAGGAGAcagacaattaaaataaaggttttgtgCTTTTGATGGGCCAGGGCTGCAAATGAAGGCATGCATTCAGCTGATAGCATTTCACGGAtcacaaagaatattttaaaatatacgCATTAACCATGTTTTTGCAAGAATTGACAGAGTCTGTAGCCTACGGACTACCCATTTGAGGTTGTTCTCCCCATTTTGTTGCCATCTAATGCTACAAGTGCTTAGAATCCTGTTGGTGCCTAGATGTTTACCCACACAGCTTCTCAGGCACCTAAGCTTGTTGAAGACTAGAAGAGGCCTCCAGGCAAAACGTACCACGGTCCAACCTACGTGTTTCTGTGTCCTTAGCTACATCAAGTCATATTACCTCTGTGTGCAGGGCTATGAGCTGTTTAGGGTGCTGTGGTCCTGTCCTGTAGATTGTCACTCTGATCTTAGACACCGCTGCAGTGCGTGTCATGGCAATCGTATTTTTGTGGCTCCTGCTGTTGGCCTTGACAGTATTGATAGCTTGGCTGCTGTCGGCTATTTTGCAGTGTGCTTGGGAATACTCTTGCTCTTTCATGTAGAGGCCCTGCCTCTTAACATTGACCCTGCAAACATTTCTGGAGCTAGTGAGAGCACCTACATAGCAGAGGAATACAACACACAGATCTTTTCTAACATCCCAGGCCCTAGCATCTCTGAAGTATTTTGCATTAAACATTAACTGGAGTTGATACTGGACACTAGGTCTGCATTTGGATATTTGGGTTTAAAAATGCttcccccctcaaaaaaaaaagggggggggtggaagAGGGAAGGGTCACTGAGCCCAAGTGTCCACAATAGGATGTTTGGTCTTGATTCTTGCATACTTTTTAGGCATGCAACGTTTTGCTATGCATTTGTAAATATTGAAGCTACCTCCTCCCATCTGCAGTACACGTTGTGTAAGTAAAAATGCAATTACATTCTGTTAACCAGTGAAAGGTTCTGCTGCCAGAGGCTGAagaatttttcccttcttcattcACGCTTAACAGAGAGCAATGCCAAGTTAACTGCAATCtattgtgaaataaatacttctttaaaCCAAAATAATTGTGATATGTTCACTTTATGGGCAACGTATACTTACTGGAGGTAATTTTGACCATTCAATATAATAGCAGAATGTCACTGTCAGGATGTAATGCATTAGTTCTGCCCTTCACCTCAGTGAACCACAGTATCAGACTGcaccttcttttctctcctcagtCACTGTTGCCACTAATAAAGGAAGATATTAAAGCTAACTATATGCTCTATTAATTATACGAAGGTGAACTTGAGTCAAATTTGTTACTGACGATGATTAATAATTACTGGTTCTACACACATGTAGTACATTATAGTAAATAAACAGGGTACATCGTTGGGTAGTAACTGATTAATTAGCACATTCATACTACATAGCTCAATGGCTTAAGATCGCTGAGTTTGAGATATTACTTGCAAttactaaaaggaaaaatctgtccCTGCTTCCCAGTTTattctgtatgatttttttttcctcaaacagaATGCGCAGTGCTTCAACCCCCAGACTTTTATTCGGATAAACCACACAACGGGACACGGGCTGCGGATTTCAAACACTTCGAAGGAGTCTGGGGCAGCGCAGGCTCCCGTCAGCCGGCTTCGAGGGGCTGCAGCGGGCCGGGCAGGCAGCGCCGGGcgctctcctccttcctcctcctcggtCCCCTCAGCCGCCACCGCCTCCGCCCGCCCAGCCGCGGGGCGCTGCGCGCAGGCgcggcagggaagggaagggaagggaagggaagggaagggaagggggttTGGGGGCGCCGCGGGATGCGGGCGCTGAGGTGGCTGCACGAGGCGGCCGTGGGGGCGCTGCTGtggcggggggcggccccgccgcgcccgcccGCCTCGGAGGTGCTGAGCCAGCACCTGCGGCAGCGCGGCCTGCCCCACTGGACCTCGTTCTGCGTCAAGTACAGCGCGGTGCGCAACGACCAGTTCGGCCTCTCGCACTTCAACTGGCGGGTGGACGGCGCCAACTACCTCGTGCTGCGCACCGGCTGCTTCCCCTTCGTCAAGTACCACTGCTCCCGCGCCGCCCCGCAGGACCTGGCGCTGCAGAACGCCGCCTTCACCGCCCTCAAGGTCCTCAACGCCGGTGAGTCGCGCCGGGGGACCGGCGGCCTCCCCTCGGCTCCCCGTGAGGGGTaggggcagggagcggggccggggcgcccCCCTGGGGCTGAGGGGAACGGGACGGGGCCCGGTGGCGGAGCCGCCCCGCACCTCAGGCGGCCCGGGGGGAGCCGGCGCGGGGAGAAGGGGAACGGAGCCGCCTTCAGCCCGGCTGGAGCGGGTCGGGTCAGTCGGTGCCGGTCGCCTCGGCCCCGAAAAGCCGCGTTGTGGGACCGCGGGTGGAGCCCTGAGCTCGGCTGAAGAGAAGCGGTTCAGGCCTGAGGGGGTGCCCGGTGAGCCCCGGCGGTCGGACAGGGTCGGTCCTAACGGGCTGCTGCAGGACGAGCCCTGGTAGGGACAGCTGCTGCATCGACGGTAATCTAAAAGTCGGTGTAGGTATGCTTTGAAATGTTACTCTTCAAAACCTAGCCAGCGGATATAGTTCTTCATGCCGCTGGCGCTGCCAGCGCTTAACTTTCcatcagttttttcttttcatgtttcatttaaaagtaaactGTTCTTCACAAGTCTTCAGTGATCTACTGCTTGTAAGGTCTGCTAGCCCTCATTCTCTGATCCTTCTAGTCTTAGTGAGAAAATGTAACCGTGGAAATTGATTTTATTCAATAATAacttttaatatgattttatcttcccctccctgcagtCAGACCTTTTATCTGCTCTCTTGCAGCTACCGTGCGTGTTTAAATAATTAGCAAGTGTGACTAAAAAGTCAACTCACCACCCTCTTTTGAGAATCTAGCTTTAGCATTTAGGTAACTAAACACCTTAAATTGTTTCTGTCCCTTACTGAATTCAGGGCCTAAACCCAGCTCCAGTTATCTTCTTCTGTCTGCTCTGTGGTAGGTGGATAATTCAGCTAAAAATGTGCTAAAAATGATGGCACTTTTTGCGTATCCACCTTTCTgctcattttggttttgctggaGCCAGTAGTCTTGACTACTGACCTCATTTTTCCCCAGAGCCGCTTCATGTTGATCTATGAAGTCGctgcctgttttccttcctactTCTGCCCCGATCCACAGTGAAATTGGGAGTTAGCGACTAAGTGGATGTCAAGAGTTCATGTTTGAGTGtctggattttttaaattagcagGAATCAAACTGTATACATGATCATGTTTCACTTCtttcatcccattttctttttgcattaatTCTTGTGCACTGCTGctcttcttcagctgctttctgatTCTTGTGTGTTTGATTGGCAAGAAGCATAGCATGTACTGATACCTACTTGTAAGCATTTCAGTAAAGGCAAAATCTTAAGGCACCTTAATACGaatgtttttcctctattttcatttctgaaccATTATTCCTTACTGTTAATAGGCAGGTTTAATTTTCCTGGCTTCTTATCTTTGTGTGTAacgtgtttttgttttttcttaggCATCCCAACTTTACTATATGGAATTGGCTCCTGGTTCTTTGTCAGTGTCACAGAGACTGTTCATACGAGTCATGGCCCAgttactatttattttctaaataaagaagATGAAGGCGCAATGTACTGAAATCATGCCCTCAAGTACCTGTCATTTGGTGGGTTTTCATGTTACTGCTGCTACAAATGCCTACTCCCTGTGACTAAAAGAGAACTGAAGgcaattctcttttttttttttttttgctgtgtattttatttaacgTGTTGTCCTCAGGAAGCTTCATGGAATTTTTTGGTCATAAGAGGTTTATTTTTGTAGAGGTTATTAAAGTTGAAAAAGTAGAAGCCTCAGGAAAAGAACTAATATTTCTAAGGGTGTTATAATTTATATAAGTCGGTGACTAGAACTGTTGAACAAGCttctgataatttaaaaaagataagTGTGCCAACATATAGGACTGAATTGTAGTGTGTGGGCAAGGAAACTGTGACTATCAGACTTCTCAGAATGTCTCTGAAAACGCTAAGCTGCTCAGATTTAGACTGACTAGATGTTTTGTAATACATTAATTGTCATATTTGCAAGAATGTTTGAATGAATCCATGGCACTGACTTCTTCTTCACAACTGCCCAGAAGGCTTTTTGGAAAAGTATGCCCAAGAAGTTAAAAATGGCTGTTTGTATCTCATTTCTcaaatgatatttaaataaaatatctaaaatacattttatggttgtttttttttacaatttatttGAATTCCAAGTACCTTCATTAtgttgtttgtcttttgtttgctttatagGTAAGTAACAAGACTAAAGATTTAGTCCCCTACACTAACTTAAaatttgctgattttcttttaaaataatatgaatgAAAAGGATACTACCCTCATTACCATCCGAAACAATTGATTTCTTTAGCTGTAGTTGAGAGCAGGCAAATACAATGATGGAAAGATGTAAACTTAGCTGGAAGcctagggaaagaaaaagctttaggGAATTATTTGGATAGTGGAAAATATGGAATTATTAGATGATAAgctcaaacaacaaaaacacctgtATGGGATGTGTTACTGTTGCTTAGTTTTAATGCCAGCAAATAATGCTGTCTGTTCTCAATCCCAAGTCTGGTGATGTAAGTTGATTATTCCAATTTTCATAAGTAGGAagataaatgtaaaatgagTAGGTACTGTTTTTGGAGGGTAATCACTATTCCTAAAAAAATTATTATCAAGCTACAgtataatgtaatttaaatactttttttactTAATTCCAGATAATGGAACTGTTTCCCACTTAATGAAGCAATACAGTTTTCTAAAAGCAACACTAAATAATGCTTTAATCAGAGAAACGTTTACgctattatatttaattttggcCAATACTCTTGATACAATTTAAATGGGTCTCACAGATGAAGATACAGTATTATAAGAAGCctcattaataataaaaatgacttaGTGTTATTCTAGAACTGATTTTCACTGTATTGGATAAAGTTAAATAACTGCAGCTCATAAGTTTAAAGTCAAATACTGCTCATTCATTGCTGCGGATCTTGTCAATATCTTGCTGTAAAGGTTTAGTCTCAACGCGAGATTGATAAAATGGTTTTTAATTACCAGACTATAAATACAGCTCTTCATTGGAGTTGCACCTCCACTCACTGCAGCTTGTTTGATTTCTGATAATGTGTACTGCTGACTTTGCTTACCTGTTTTTCGATAAATGCAGGCAACGTGACTCCTTGTCCATACGGTGATGGGCAAGTCTCCTTAGAGAACATCTTTGACAAACTACCCTATTGATTACTGCAATTCTGTGCTGCTTGCAGTATTAAATAGAGACTTGATTTCTTGTTCAATGATCTCACTGTGTAACAATTAAgcaaatgtaatattttcttgtattacATGAAAATCAATAGACCTCTTGCTCTTATGAAGCTGATCATGCTAAAGGATGAACTGGAAGATGTCTGAGGGCAGAGTGCAAATACAGTTGTTCATTTGTTTCGTTAAGGCTTGCATGCGACCTGCTACAGtacataaaatggaaaataggcCATTTTTAAGGGGTAACAGAAGTTATTAAATCATAATGAAACCATTCTCAAATACGAGTATCAACCTCCTTCCTTGCCTTTAAACAAAGGTAAAATACTTCATCTCATTCTCTTAGCTATAAATGGTGGCTACTTAGCTTTGGCCCGAATGCAGGATGGAAACGTTGATGGCCAAGCAGGCTCATAGCATCTTGTCTGAAACATCTCTGTAAGGTTCTGGGGGATGTGGGAATGGTAAGCAAGGATGAGCGTGCAGTAGTCCTGTGATGGCTCAGCTGAACCCTTGCTCTTTTGGCTTTCTAATCCTCATCGCTGTAAGCTCTTGCCTTGGAGCTGTCAAGATGGTGCAGTTTGAGGAGAACAGGCTCTTCTGTTGCAGGGAAGTCCAAGTGTTTGACCTGAAGGATGTCTCTAAAGCGGGCTTTAAGGATGAGCTTCTAGCAGTTTAATTGTTCAGAGATGGATTTGTTTGTGTGGGTAACACCTACCTTAATTCTCTTGCCTATGAGGTCCTTCGGGGTTGTCCTGTAACCCCATGGCTTCAAGAGGCAAACTTACAGGGAACCGGTCTTTAATTCCTCTGGTCCAGAATAGTTTACTTGTAGTCGTTTTACTTAGCAAGTTCCTTTTTCTATGCATTATACTATGCATATGTTGTGCACGCAGCATACGCTTCTGTTGACAAATTTTTGTATAGATGATTGAGTTACCAAGTGACCCTTCTAACTTTTTGTGGATTTCATCTGCTCCGTTTCCTTTGAAACAAAGTGCAGCTTATCTTGTAACTCGTGCCTTAATTATCTCTCTACGCTGTATTCAAGGATGATGTTTAAATGAGCGAGAGATGACATAAAAAGGCAGAGAGCTTTGTTTCACCTCCCTTAACAACTGCTTGGGATAACTGAAACCTTACTCGCAACCCAGAGGATCAGGTAGCTACTTCTTGTAGCAGTCTTTTTAAACAGTAATGACTACTGGGGGCATCTTAGCCTAAACGAGTGCTTAGCATTACATCTTACCTAGGTCAATGGTCTCAGGTATCCAAGTTAAACTGTGTTACTgtaaattaatggaaaatgtaaCTGCGCTTTGCTGAAAGATCAATGTCCAATAAAGGCTGCACAATCAAATCTTGTTGCAATGATTGAGGTCCTTAATTGCCTTTCAAAGATAAGGTGGTAATCAACATAGGTTTAACTGATCTTTTTTACCAGTTCAATTACATGCTAATGACTACAGCCAAGTCAGGATCTTTAACTACTTATACTTATTAAATCTTATGTTTGTAGTGAAAAATTACTTAAGCCACACAATCGATAAAGCCCAGGTCTTAATTACTATATTTCACTTTTATACCTTTTTGTATGTTTGACAAATGTTTCACTAGAGACCGTGTAGTGCTAATGATAGTACCCcaagaaatacagttttctgtTATTGTCTGCTTCTCCAAACTGTGTCAAGATGTGGGTGTTCTCATGGTGGTTTCAACAACATCTTGTGACTAGTAATGCAATTTACATTCTAGGCAGCTCATGGTACTTGAATACCATTTTTTATGAATAATAACGCTGCTTTTATCGCTAGAAGTTGTACTACCTGATAACCTTCCAGTGGACACAATTTTAACTTGAAGTTCTTAGCTTTTTTCCATTGTAGATGAATAGTAGACTTAGGTACATCTGCACCGAAGTACAGATGGATGTTCCCAGCTGTTTCTGGTTAGTACTTCACATTGCCTCAAACATAAGTCACTGTGTCCCTTCCTCTGCATCGCCCTCCTTTCCATGGAGTACTACACGGTGCTCTTCTCCAGGAACCTGGAGCCACCGCCTTTCTTTGAGTTACGCAGCAGTTGGATCCCTCCACAACTTACTTTGTGGCTGAAATGCTGTAACTCCGGAGTgcatagaatattttttctttatttttggctATTTGTCCTTACTCTCAAACGTACACTGTGAATGctgaaaatcctgaaaaatgcAGCAATAAACTTAGCCTGAATTTGAGTCAATTGTTTGAGAGAAACCATCGGTTGTTTCTGAGCTTTATGTGAAAGTGCAGTAACCAGCTCATTTCCTTACTGAAAACAGCTCTAattgcagcaggaaggcaggtgAATTGCTCGTCAACAGAGAggctcccccccacccctccccaacTCTTGTGTAAGTGCTGAGACttgagaggctggagaagggaaggtgAGCAATGGTTTTAGTACTTCTGGAGCCTGCAGGAAAATGGGGCGGAGGAGACATTCTCTGACAAATGGACTGAGCAAATGAGACTGAGCAAGAACTGCTTCAGTGGAATAAGAGGAATGGAGTGGTTTTTGGATGGGAAAGGATGGATTTGGTAGGAAAGATGTCTAGAATGTGACTGAGAGTAAGCAAAATGTGTCAGGTTTTAAATTGCTTGCCTCATCCTAATCCTGTTGAGATTTAAGTGTTCTCAAACCTGCTGACATTCCTTCCAGTACTAACACGTTCTGGAAAAGGAGAACAGGAATCCAGAGTTCGTTCTTCCAGCATTCAAAAGAGAAGCATTACTGCGTTTTGTCACAGGCCTTATTGTTTGTGACAACTTAAAATTGATGGAACAGGATTTATTGGAATCATTTTGTaggcaagaaaaatgaagaaaagtttgaATTGACTAAATAGTCACCTTTGAGAAGCTAGCAGCAATATAAACAACCTTGCTGTCTAAATCTCTTTGCAAACCATAATTGTAGATTTCCCTGAtgtatgtttttcttgaaagaaacgTAGGTATTTCTTAATAGTTGAGTGCCCTTAGGCTTCTGATTTACACCAACTTTGCCAGAAACAAAGGAGATTCTGCTTCATATATTATTTACTTCagccatttaaattaaattggcTTTGCTGTAACTCCTTAATCATTTTTGCTACAGAAAAGTAAGTTGTCTTGGCATTATTCTGAAATACACAGTTACAGAAGTGGATGACGTGTTACGCGTTCTTGGGCTACTTCATTCAGCTGAAATGTGCCAACAAAAAGTGGCAATTTAGGAGTTGCAGGAAGGGGAATGTAAAATAGTAATTATCGCTAATACATTCCAAGTTTAGTTAAAAGATTTTTTGGTTTCTAGAAAAGAATAAGATGGTATTACTGTGTTTGCAATTaagtcttttaaataaagcGTGTGTGCAGTGGAACACCAAAATTTGCATTAATGATTGGGAAACTCAGTGTAAATTATTGACCTTTGTGAATTAGTAAGTGAATAAGCGCAGCCGAAATAAAGAAGGCTCATgtatcacaaaatatttattactcgTAGATGAGTGTAGTTTGACCTTAATTATTTATGCTAATACATCATAATGTTCTAGTAAATGCACTGCAATACGTTCttagaaagaaatgcagtctaCATAATGAGAGCTTTCTGCAGCGCTGTGAGAGGTCACgatttttgtctgtgttcaAGAACCCATCCAGATTATTAACATTTGCAATGAGGCGGTTGTCTTGCAGAAAAGCCAAATATACATTTATTCAGCATTTAGAAAATAGAGAGGAAGCCACTAGATTTGAGATGATGGAGTACTTTGTGTTATACTTAAGACAGTTTGGATGCATTATGGTTGCTGTTTGCTTGGTAAGGCAG
Proteins encoded in this region:
- the C11H15orf61 gene encoding uncharacterized protein C15orf61 homolog, translated to MRALRWLHEAAVGALLWRGAAPPRPPASEVLSQHLRQRGLPHWTSFCVKYSAVRNDQFGLSHFNWRVDGANYLVLRTGCFPFVKYHCSRAAPQDLALQNAAFTALKVLNAGIPTLLYGIGSWFFVSVTETVHTSHGPVTIYFLNKEDEGAMY